A stretch of DNA from Mesorhizobium onobrychidis:
TGCTCATAGGCCGGTGCGATCTCGCTATTGGGCTGGTAGCAGCGGTCGGGCGCGGTCATCGCGGCCGCGCCTGCAGAGAAGTCGGCGAACAGGCCGACGCCTGTGCCGGCTGCAATTGCAGCTCCCAGCGCCCCCGTCTCGCGGCTGCGCGCCACGGTCACCGGCACGTCCAGCACATCCGCAAATATCTGCGGCCAGATGGCACTGCGCGAGCCGCCGCCCGAAAGAACCGCCTGGCTGACAGTCGCTCCCGCTCGGCGCAGCGTCTCGACATGCCGCCGGTGTTCGAAGACGACGCCCTCGAACAGTGCGCGCAGCATATGCGCCCGCGTATGCCAGCCGGCGATGCCGTAGAAACCTGCACGCGCCTTGCCATTCTGCTGCGAGCCGTAAAGGAAGGGGTGGTAGATCGGCATGTCTCCCAGGGGATCGACGGAAGCAACAAGCTCGCTGCAGATTTCGAATGGCGATGCGCCTGCCGGCGACGCATGCTCGAAGAACTCACGGACGATCCATTCGAGATTTGCGGCCGAAGTGGCGCTCGATTCGATGGCGAGGTAGCGCACCGGATCGAACGTCGACAGCATGAAGATCGACGGATCGCGGATCGGCTCTTCGGTGATGACCTGGTTGATGCTCCAGGTGCCGGCAATGATCGAGGCGGCGCCGGTGCTGGTGACGCCCGAACCGATGGCGCTGGCGACGACGTCGAACAGGCCCGCCACCACAGGCGTGCCCGCCCGAAGGCCGGTGGCAGCGGCGACATCGCGCGCGATACGGCCGGCGATGTCGGAAGCCTCCAGCACGTTCGGCAGCAGTTCCATGCAATCGTCGAGACCATAGGCGGCCAGCAACTCACGCTTGTAGCGTCGGCCGGGCATGTGCAAAAGCCCGCAGCCCGACATATCCGAGGTCTCGGTCGAGCGCGCGCCGGTGAGGCGGTTGA
This window harbors:
- a CDS encoding FGGY-family carbohydrate kinase; the protein is MQQYILGLDAGNTVIKAIIFDTAGRELALAARDGRSCMPKPGHVERDLGELWRNAVEVIRQCLDQSGIDPRDIAAIGCAGHGNGLYALDRGGDPLLGIQSLDTRGIGIVSEWAAAGVGDRTYIHCLQRPWAAQTPTLLAWLKRHDPALFTRIGTVFLCKDFIVNRLTGARSTETSDMSGCGLLHMPGRRYKRELLAAYGLDDCMELLPNVLEASDIAGRIARDVAAATGLRAGTPVVAGLFDVVASAIGSGVTSTGAASIIAGTWSINQVITEEPIRDPSIFMLSTFDPVRYLAIESSATSAANLEWIVREFFEHASPAGASPFEICSELVASVDPLGDMPIYHPFLYGSQQNGKARAGFYGIAGWHTRAHMLRALFEGVVFEHRRHVETLRRAGATVSQAVLSGGGSRSAIWPQIFADVLDVPVTVARSRETGALGAAIAAGTGVGLFADFSAGAAAMTAPDRCYQPNSEIAPAYEQRYRLYGEINQAMGPLWDRMASERTSN